The Aliiroseovarius pelagivivens genome contains a region encoding:
- a CDS encoding ABC transporter ATP-binding protein: protein MLEFRNVSKSFWTGKQRKVILDQASFRVELGNSLGILAPNGTGKTTLINMMAGLEKPDEGEIVRGCRISFPLGFMGGVVNKLSARDNARHIARLYGLDPDYLEAFTRWLCNLEEYYDFPIATYSAGMRARFTFSLLLAMEFDIYLIDEGMPHTTDAEFNRRAGTVLQDRLKNATVIVVSHQAKTLEKLCSSAAVLTNGQFYQFETLEEAKQLYDYQTQG, encoded by the coding sequence ATGCTCGAATTCAGGAATGTCAGCAAGTCCTTCTGGACCGGGAAACAGCGCAAGGTCATTTTGGACCAGGCGTCGTTTCGGGTCGAGCTTGGCAACTCGCTTGGCATCCTTGCTCCGAATGGCACAGGAAAGACCACGCTGATCAACATGATGGCTGGGCTGGAAAAGCCGGACGAAGGTGAGATTGTACGCGGCTGCAGGATCTCGTTTCCACTGGGATTTATGGGCGGTGTTGTGAACAAGCTGTCTGCCCGTGACAATGCCCGGCACATTGCGCGGCTCTATGGACTTGATCCGGATTACCTTGAAGCGTTCACCCGTTGGCTTTGTAATCTCGAAGAATACTATGACTTTCCGATCGCCACCTACAGTGCTGGTATGCGAGCGCGGTTCACCTTCTCGCTTTTACTGGCGATGGAATTTGATATCTATCTGATCGACGAGGGCATGCCGCACACAACCGATGCCGAGTTCAACCGCCGAGCGGGGACGGTGTTGCAGGATCGTCTGAAAAACGCCACGGTGATCGTGGTATCTCATCAAGCGAAGACATTGGAAAAATTATGCAGTTCGGCCGCCGTCCTGACCAATGGCCAGTTTTACCAGTTCGAGACTTTGGAAGAAGCGAAACAGCTCTATGACTATCAAACCCAAGGCTAA